The sequence GTGTATACGCCTTCTCTTTCTGACTCAACCTCCTTTAATTTGCCCAAAGCTAAAGTGCATCTCTGGTCTCAGCATCTACACACAGAAGCAAATCTCTGAGCATGAAAGGGGATAGCCACCCTAGACAGCAACCGGACcatgttttataaaataaaacaagtgAGGGTCAGACCACCAGCAACTGCACTCCCAGCATTTATCCCAGAGTTGGAAATGTATGTCCACACCCAAATCTGCACGTGGATATCTAGCAGTTTTCTGTGGAATAGCCCCAACCTACAGACAACCCAAATGCTCAAGGGTGTCTCCATTTGCTCTGCTGGCACATCAGAGTACCATAGACCCAGCAGCCTGAACACAGAACTGTGCTCTCTGACCACTGGGGGGCGGGGCCTGGAAGTCCAAGGTCAGGGTGGGGACAGGCTTGCAGACACCACCCTCTCCACCCTCTCACAGCCGCCCTGCGGTCTGCATCCTGGTCCTCTCACCAGGCACTGGTCCTGTAGGATGAGGACCCACCCCAGTGACCTCACCATACCTTAACACCCTCCTAGGAGGCCCCACCTCAAACAGAGCCTCATTCTGAGGTCCTGGGGCTAGGACTTCATCGTGGGAATTTAGGGGCAGAAGTCAGCCCTCATCAAATGGGTGCAACTAAACAGACTGTGGTACATGTACTGGAGAAGAGGCCACTCCACAGCAAACAGGAAGGAACTGTCCCAGGGGCCTTGCCCTGCTGGATCCCAGGGAATGATGCTGGGCTTGCAAAGGCAGACCTTCTCCAGGTCCATGCTGCCCACGGTTCCTttcctacaattttttttttgttgttttttgttttttgttttttgttttttattggttattcaaaacattcctTTCCTACAATGTTTTTGAAGAGGCAACATTTAAGAAAAGGAGGGCAAGTGAGTTGCTGTTGGGGTTGGAGACTGGGGGAGGAGGAAGCTGCAGAAAGCCCCTGGGAGGATCCAGTGGTGATGGACGGTTTGCATTTGGTGAGGGACACACCTGCCTCCACTTGTGGCACAGTGCATGAAACTCCACCATTCTCTCCTCCCCTCCAGCTGTCCTGAAGTCTTCTTACCTCACAGGTAACGTGTCACCCCACCTAGCAGCAGTACACCAGAACTCCTTTCTCTGGCTATGGCACCACCCGCTGATTGGATCATAAGCACCATACACACACTGCACTCCAGAACCATGCGCTACAGTCACATATCAATCACAAACAAATCCTTGAGTACTTTTCAAaaatgcaggggctggggatgtggctcaagcggtagtgcgctcgcctggcatgcgtgcggcctgggttcgatcctcagcaccacatacaaacaaagatgttgtgcctgccgaaaaactaaaaaaataaatattaaaaaattctctctctctctctctctctctctctctctctctctctctctccactctctctttaaaaaaaaaaaaatgcacacggCTGGGGGTCAAGTTCAGCCATACAGCACATGTGTAGCATGCGCAGGCCCTGggtcattaaaaattaaaactgataaTGATAAATTTAAAATTCCATAGAAACAAACACAGGTAAATATGGGGGTGTCTGATAAGGAGAATGGTTTGCATCAAATCCCACTTCTTGACCAGATGCTGCCAGTGGTTTGCAGAGTCCCCCTTGAGGAAAACTAGGTAAAGCAGCACAAGGAGTCCCTTGTCGTTCCCTATAACTATCACTGCAGTAAAAACTTCAGTTAAATCCAGCACCAGGCGTCCCCCACGACGGCCCTAGGGGACGTCCTACTTCAGAGCGGACTTCTTGGTGCTTTCTCCCAAGCgtcttgccccccccccccccacatctGAGGGCACCTGAGTGCAAAACCATGGTGCTCACAGCCCAGGGCGACAGCGCACTTCTGGCCACGCACAGGGCCTGCCTGACACATGCAAGGCCCACCCCACCATGGGCTCTCCCAAACGAGGACGTCCCCCTCACAGGGCCCTCCCCCTCATAGAGCCCTCCCACACACAGGGCCTTACACTCACAGGGCCCTCCCACTTACCAGACCCGCCCCGCCACCAGGCCCTCCCACTAAAAGGGCCCTCCCACTCAAAGGGGCCCCCCCCACAGGGCCCTCCCACTCACAGGCCTCCCCCCTCACAGGGTCCTCTCCCTCACAGTGCCCTCCCACGCACGAGGTCTACCCCGCCACAGAGCCCTCCTGCACATGCGTTCCGACGCCACTTCCGCGGCTCCATTGCACTGCAGTGGATGCTGTGTGTTGCACTTCGACAGCCGCTCCTGAGTTGGGGAACAACGAggcggaaggcacccagagcccatCAGTCTCCAGGCGTGGTGTTCACTAAGGTTCTCATGCTTGCTGCTACTGGGATTCCTAAGGAAGCTTCCTCTTTTGATTGGAACAAAACAGTGGCACTCAGTCATGGGGGACAGGGCCGTCGAGTGCATGCTCAGGGTGGTGACACCAGCACATCCACGGCCCCTAGCTCCTTCAGTTCCCAGCGGCTGTACACTGGGCCTTCACTATGCCCCTCCTGGGTTCTGAAATGCACAAgccactctgctcctcctgccccccCTCCTCCACGCCTGTCACCTACAGTCCCACCCTTCCTTTTCCTCTGACATAAATCGCACACAGTAACCACTAGTTCTCCCCAACACCAAGGGCCAACCTAAGGCTGACAGCACATCAGGGAATTCAGGCAGGGGCTGCAGAGGTGGTAAGGCGCCCAGACCCCTGACGGCTGGCAGCAGGCCAGGGCTCCACCTCGGGAACACCGCCTGGGCCTCCAGGGCTCCCTGGCCCACCCTTCCCCTTCAGTGTTCACCAAGCCAGTCCTTCCACCCACCTCGACCAGAATAGAaaaactgcctggagtgggtgcaCTTCAGTGCAGAGCACTGCCTGGCATGCCCAGCCCTGCAGGGCACTGGCGCACTGCCTGAGGACTTCTCGTCCTAACAGGCAGCACGTGCAGTGCTGGTCCTGCCACATTAAACAGCAGAGACAGTCCCAGAGCCTCGTGATGAGGCAGCCGTCCTGAGGATAGCAGGTTGCTTCTGCATTTGTGGAGACACTGTGCAAACCAACCAGGGAGCTGGGCTGTGGGAGAGGTGGCCCATGGTTACGGACAGTGGCTCAGTCACCACTAGTGGTGGGGGTTACTTGTTTGTATGTTCACTATGCCACACTCTGGTCCGTTCAGCTCTGTTTACCAatccactttaataagaactaTAAGCTTTCCAACGCTCCATGGGGTTCGCACAGAGGGCAGAAAGTCAGCCAGCGAGGCACAGGGACAAGAGACGAGACTGGTTCATTCCTCCAAGTGCCTGGGAGATGGGTCTCCGCCAGGTCCACAGTGCTGGGCCATCCCCAGTAGTGCTCAGGCCATGAGCAGCGGCCCCCAGCCTCTCTCTTGCGACTGCCTTGAGGCCAGTCTGAATGACTGCTCCCAGGCCAAGGGCCTGAGTGACCAGAGAGGTGACCCAATCTCAAGAGGCGCAGGCCAGGACAGGATGACCTCACAACACCTCATTGTTTATGAGCCAGGCCAGGCCCGGCCTCCAGGTGAGGAGTGGAGACTGAATGTCCACAAACAAAGCCAGGGGGCTGGCTggttcctcccctcctcctccccaggcAGCCGTGCAGTTGGGATCTGCAGACTTCCCCTAGTGCTGTGTTCCCAGCCAGCATTTCTTTGGAGATGCTCCTTCCTGTACCCTGAAATTGCCTTTGAGCCACCAAAGGTCACGTACAGCCACCTCTCTCCTGACCTCTCAGCCCAGCTCTCACTTCTTCCCTGGACCTGTGATTTTCTTCCAGGAGCTTCTCTGTGCTTCACAACTATTGATCCTCAGACGCTGCAGTCTCCAATTCTTCCGGAAACACTTGGGATTGGATTTGGTGGGTTTTGTGACTCTTGTTTTTCTTGGTACGGGTGATTAAACCCTTGGgcgctctaccatggagccacatccccagccctttttattgtttaaatGAGATGGGGTTGGctacattgttgaggctggccttagaTGTGCATCCTCCCGACTCAGCCTCTGAGTCAACAGGATTACAGGCCATGCCACAATGCCCAGCCTGAGGGTTTTTGACTTTTAGGACCTTGTAGTTCTGGCTTCCCAGGAAAGTGGTGCTTGTTTCTTGTCAGAAATAGATACCCATCCTCCCCTTGCTGGTTCGAGTGGTCAGATTGCTGGCATTACGAGcaaatgccaccatgcctggctggcaTATTCTATTTTTATCACTGGAGATTCTCTTGCTTTTCCAAATCCACATGACCATTTAAACAGCCTCTTGCTTCTTTTCTGTTTAATATTTTAGTTATAGCTGGACACAACAACTTTATTCGAGCCCAGGGTCTCATAcgtgcactctactgctgagccattccCCAGTCTGCATCTTGCTTCTTACACCTACTTATTTCCCATAGGCTGATCATAGTTGTGCCTCCTTAGGGGTAGTGTGATGTTTTGGTACGTCTGTGCCCCCCAATGATCCCTCGGGATAGGCAGGTAACCTGGCTGCCCATTTAACTCACTGACCATGCAGGACCTCTGGCACACTTTATCTGCGCTGGTCACCTCCAGTGCAACAATGCTCCTCCAGGCTGCGACTCCCAGGCCTCTTCCTTACTCCTGGCCTCTGGTGACCACTATTCTGCTCTGGACTTCAACTTTCTCAAATTTAAATCCCTTATTTTACTTCGTTAAATGAATTTGATATACTTATTGTACGTGTCTGGCTACACTAACACCCTACTCTTGCAGATTGATTCCACTGCCTGTTGTTCTGCTGGCTCTTGCTCATGgtatcactgtgtgtgtgtgtgtgtgtagctttCTCCTGCATGTTATATCTTAAAGATCTCTTAAAGACCCCTCTGGCTGGGAGAGCCCCCTTCTCCCCCGACAACTCCTACAGGAAAGGCCCTGGGAGCCTCTACTGTGCACACTAACCACCCTCAGGAGGCAGTGTTTCTCCACCTTTCCCCTGCAGTGGGCGACTAGAAATACCCCCAGCTCCAGACAGGGAGCCCTCTACAGTGAGGGTCAGGGTATGCCTGCCTTGCCTTCCCAGAGACCTGCAGTCATCACCTGCAGCCTGCCCGTTAACTGCCCTGGTTTTCCCAAGCCCTCCTGTCCCTGGCAGCAGCTCCCGACTGACATCTCAGCAGAGCTCAGCTGGATGAGTAGGACTTCCTAAGGACCACATCTCCTCTCAACAGTCCATCTGTGAGGCCTGGTGTGGAAACGGTTTTCTCCAAAAGGTTTTCACTTGTGTCTGCCTTAAATTATGGCAgtacatttttcaaaattttgtacTTTTTATAAGACAAACTAAAAAGCAGAGTTGAAAGCCAGCAAAGAATTTTCCAAGTGTCTGCACCAGCTTTCATACAGATCAGCACTCCTAAGGCTGGTGTGGCCATCGTAAAGGTCAGGGGCTGTGTGCAGCTGGAGGAGGCCCAGGGCTCTGCATGGAGCTGGGTTGGCTTGTCAACAGGGAAAGCATGTTTATCGCAAGCACATCCTTTTCTGAATGCTGGGACAAAACATGGCAAACACCCATTTCTTCAATGCAGACCCAGTATTCTGAGATCCCAGCCCTGGAAGGCTCTGAGGACACCAGGGATGAACGGGCAGGAGGGGAGCACCTGTGACCACAGCACATCTGTCTCCTGGCCTCCTCCCCACCAGGAAGCCATCCAGGCCCCTGCCAGGACAGCACAGCCCCTGGGCAGCAAGGAGCCCCGGTGGTTCAAGCTCACTGCATGAAGTCCTATTCCAGGGGTGCAGACGTGGCTCAGCTTGGTGCTGGGCTCAATCACGTCTGGCTGCAAGGCTGCAACCCAAGAGGAACCTGGCCTAGAATCTGCTCAGAGGCATTAACGTCAGTGTAAAGTGCAGCCTGCGGAGCTGGAAGGCAGGGACAAAAGGTCAGTCCCTTGCGGGGCCTGAGGCACCAACAAGCAGAAGTTTCCAGAGCACAGAGTCCTCATCACAGGTAAGGATGGCAGTGGCCTCTGCCCTCTACCAAAATGACCCCCTTCATGCCCCAGTGCTCAACAAAACGGAGATGCATGTTTCTTCAGACAGAAAAGAGGGAGGACTTGGCTATTTTTATGGTCTTGGCCCTGGCTTCCCCTTGGGGCCTTGTGTGCACATGCTGGGGCCTGGACAGCCTTTGTGTGTCCATGAGGAGTCCATTCCATTACCGTCAGGCTGGTAGCCTGGGCACTTGAAAACATGCCTGGGCACTCGGCAGTTAGCAGCCACAAGCAGCACTGTGGCAGGGTCAGGCTGCCTGTGTCCTTGCCCGAGGAGTCCACCTGTGCTCGCCAGCTGGCCGAGCCCTCATCACCAACTCACCAGTCCGCTGCTGCTGATGACAGTCAGGccttctcctcctctccctgTTAGGGTAGgacatgaggtgtccccaaagctCATGAAACAACAATACAGGAATGCCCAAAGGTGAAATGGTTAGACTGAGATGATCATCTGCCGGGCTGATCATCTGAACTGACTCCTGCTCTGGGGGTGGTGACCACGGGCAGGGGCTCTGGCTGGAGGTGGTGGTTCACCAGGGCCTGCCTTGGGGTTGATATTTTGCCCCTGGTGCCTcctgttctctctgcttcctggctgctgggagctgagcagctttcctccacctcgTTCTTCCATCCTGCCGTCATGATGCCCCACCtctccttgggcccagagcaaggaATCAGCTGActgtgaactgagacctctgagaccATGAGCACAGTAAGCTCCCTCCTCTAAGTTCTCCTGAGAGGGgttctggtcacagtgacacaagtCAACTAACACACGCCCGGCCTCCTCCTGAGCCCCTGTGCTCAGGCCAGAGTTCACTCTGAGTCCCAGCTCCCACCCGAGGCGACAGGTTCTAGAGGGCCCTCCACTCACCCAGGCCCACCCCCGGGACTTCCCCAGTCTTTGCAGTGCAGCAGCACCCGCAACTCTGTGAATTACAGGTTACTTATCTGCTTTtcaggtggggctggggatctgACCCAGGTCTGCACATGCTAAGcaggggttcctccactgagctacactacCAGCCAGATTCAGTTCACCTGCTGTGTCTACTTGTTCTCCAGGGAGAGCTGTTTCCTGTGTCCAGTCCACCAGACCCCCAAAACAAAGAACAGCCTCCTCCCACCCAGAATGAGACGAGACTCCCAAGGCACTGCTTCAGGTCACACTTTAATAGTTCCTCCGAGGGCTACCCCAGTAACCAGTCCACTTGGCAACAGAGGGAAGAAGACAGTGGTTCAAACAGGCCATCATTCACCAGCAAGTCGCTCACTGACTGAAAGCACACATATATGTCCCCAAACCTGCAAACAGGTAAGGCGGGAGGAAGCAGCAGCAGCTGGGCCCTGCCCTTCCTGGGGCTTCTGGAGGAGGGGCTGGATTCCCAGTGTGGAGTGAGCAGGGCTCACCTGGCCACCCAAGACCAGAGCTACCTGGCACACACAGGTGCCCGTCTCCTCCAGTGACCCACTCTGGAGGCACACAGGACCCATCCCCCCCCAGTGGGGGACAATGCCAGGAAGCTGCCAGGACTGACAAAGGCTCACGCTCTTGTGCTCACAGACCGTGTATGAGCTCATCTGGGGCCTGGCCCAGGCAAGGACTCAGCACCGCGCATGGGTGGACGCGGGCTCTCCATCCTGTCCCCAGCACTGAACTCCCCACAGTCAGTTCATGAGTCTGGGACCCTCCACAGGATGCACCCACCTGAAGCCTGGGGCAACCATGCACACTCAGGAACCTCCCCAGGTAGGTGTGCTCAAGTGGCCACCACAGGGAGCACCCACGTTCACCCTGCTCATACCCAAGAGGGCACAGCAGACAGACTGAATACCAGGAAGAGAGGCCCCAAGGCGCCCCGTAACTCTAAGGCTTGCAGAGTGGAGGGTGTCTAGGACTACTTGGTGGCCACGGGCCACCAGTCTGGCACGGATGCAGTTACTGCCACCTGATCACTTTCAGAGATCCTAATGTGGAGAGGACCCTTGATTTTCTCCAAATGCAGCAGGGCCAGCCCCACATTCCCCTGGCCAGCCCTGAATTTGCCTGCCGCCTGTCCCGATGCAGTTAGTACTGTAGTGCCGGGGCCCACACCGCCTGCAGGGAGGGGGCCAGTCAGCAGCACAGGAAGGAGCCGCTTGCGGATGACACCCATGTGGTGGGTGCGGGTGGTCAGCTCCTGGCCGATGTAGCAGCCCTTGGTGAAGCTCACGCCATTCATAAAGGCCAGGTTGGACTCCAGAGGCAAAGCCACCCCTGGGGGCAGGTCACGGACCCCCTCAGGGATGCCTGTGGGGATCAGAAACCAGAGATGGGCCTATCAGCAGGCTTGCCCTCCCATGGCCCACCACCTGTGCCAAccacccccagcccctgccctgcCCTCCAGGAGCCCCCAGCTGTCCTACCCTGCTACCCCACAGCCCTGCCCCACTCATACCTTGCTGGTATCGGTGCGTATGATAATCCTGGAGGTCTCCAAGCTGGGCCTGGGGCAGCAGGGCTGGACCCTCCTCCTGGGTAAGGAGCCGCCACCCCATGCATGTAGTCCGGGGATCGCGGGTGAGGATGGCAGTGGCCTCTGCCCTCTCCTGCAGCGGTGCAGTCTGGTCAGCCTGGGGAGAGTTGGGCAGCACCGCCCACACTCGGAGCTCTGGGCGTGGCTCCATTGTAACTTTCCGCCGTATCTTGTACAGTGCAAGGTGCTTCTGCAGTGCGCCCAGCACAGAGCTGTCACACTCCAAGAAGAAGCCCGATGCCTCCTCTGCATACCCGGGGAGCCTGCCAGGAGAGAGGCAGGAGGCTCAAGGGCAGGCAGGAGCACCCGCCCCCAGCCAGCTCACCAAGCACATGATGAGGAGCAGTGGGCAGAGAATGGTGCCCCAGGCCATGATGGGCTGGGCCTCCAGGGCACACAGCACCTAGCAGACAAGGATGCCCTGCACACCAACATGCTAAGAGCCATGGCCACAGCCACAAAGGACTGCCCCTCCAGACACATGTCCTCACAGCAAACAAGTGACCTGCAGAGACCAATGTGCAGAAACTCGTGATCCTGGCTGGGTAGGGCTGCAGCCTGCAGTCCAAAGAGGGCCTTGGTCTGAAcacccaggaagtgacaagagaGCCCTGCACACGGCCACCATGGACCATATAGCTCCACAAGAGCACACAGACACAGTGAGGACCAGCAGGCCAACAGTTGTGACCTGGCCACCCAGAGCTGCACCTGCATAGCACCGCCCACGTAGGTAGACAGGGGCACTGCGGGAATAGGCACAGGGAGCCTGGCACCTGTTCTCCCAGGGCTGCTCCTGCACAACAGTACGTGGGAACTGAGAGCCACGCTTCAGTGGGGCCAGACCCATCACAGGCTGCAGAGTGACAACACCCATGGAAAGGCATTGTGCTGAGCAGCTGCTGAGCCAGGATGGGAAAGATGAGACTTGGCCAACTGCCCTGCAGAGAGGCAAGAGGGTGAACCTCATGGAAGGGACACAGAGGTATCCTGGCTCCAGGAGGTAGAAGGCCATGGACAGCCAGGACCTGCCTTCTGCAGTCCCAGGAAGACACTGAAGAGCCCAAGAGTCCTGAGGTGGGTCTTGAGGTGGAGGGAGTGAGAGCCAGTGGGgctcagccaggtgcagtgttCTGAGAGGCCACACCCTGCCCATACTCATGCCCATTACCCCAAAGTAAGTCCCAGAAACACACTAACTTTCACACTGCCCACTACAAGGGATTTGAACCACACCACTCAAATGACCCTGGCCAGACAGAAATCAAGGCCACTTAAAGACAGGGACTCATACAGACTTGCTGGTGGGGAACGGAGACATCCAGGATTCAGCCTGGGTTGCGGTGGTGGACTGAGCCTGGATCCATAGCCCCAGGGGAGCCGAGACTCCAGGAGGGGCACAGTAGAGAAGAGCCATAATAAGCAGGTGCCCCAGCCCCTCCCAGGCCAGAGGGCACTAAGTTCTCTCCAGAGAAAGAGCTATGGGCAGGAACACACTCCACGGCACCATCTCTGGCCTCACCCCCACAGTCCAGACACTGCCTGGGCACCCCTTGTCACCTGGCAACAGGCAGGTACTGAACCCTGGCACAGTGAGTCAAAGCAAATACCTCCCAAACAACATCACAGAATTCAAGGTGTCATCCACGGGAGATGGAAAAGCACACTGTTCACAGGTGTGGATTTAGAATGCCAGTGTGTGACAAGGTTGGCACCACTGGTCACTAGTGAAACTCAAGTTGGATACACCTCAAGATTTATGTCAcaccaccaaaatggccaaagcagAGAGAGGTGGCAACCTGCATGCCCACAAGGATGTGGAGGAGACGAATGGTCACTCGGCACCTCTGGTCAGAAAGCAAACAGCTGGCAGTTTCTTATGAGACCAAACATGCAGCTGAAGTGGGACAGGAGAAGTAAAAGGCAAGAGACAGGAAGAGAAAGGAACCCTGTGGGGTGCCTCCCCAGTCTCCAGGCCGGGTTTCCTCCCCGCTGGCCACCACCAGACCCCTGATAAATGGGTACACCTTGAAGTCACTGCAGGTTCACCCACAGTCTTGACCACCGTGAATCCACTCATTAAAGAAACTGCCCTGGGCACTTGTGATCACCCGTGCAAGGTACCCACACGTGTGCTTTTAAAACAGATACAACAAAGGGAAATACCATGTTTTAAGAAACCTATGATGGGggactgaggctgtggctcagccctgggttcgatcctcaacaccacataaaactaaacaaaataaaggtattatgtcttaaaaaaaaaaaaagaaatctacgatggggctggggctgtggctcagcagttgagcGTGGCCTAGTAtgtgaaggccctgggttcaatcctcagcagcacataagaaaaataaataagtagaaattttcaagaattaaaaaaaaaaaaaagaagaagcctaTAATGTAGGGTACACTCCAGATGTCACCTACTGACCAGAGAGAGGAGATAGCCTCCATCTAAAGAGCCTGAGAATGGCCATATCACCATGAACAGTCTTGTGATCCCAGGgtgacaccaatcccacatgcctTCCCAGGCCCCTTCCTCACAAAAGCTCCTCTAAAACAGCTAGAGACCCCAAGAGGCACCTCTCACTGTTCAGATGGCCTGAATTCTACTCTGAGAATGTGCACCTTCACACCTCACTCTCTAATgaagttctctctctctgctgaaATCTGACCTGTCCTCTGCCTCTGGGGAGACCTCCAAACTCCCTCACGAGtgacaccacaccacacagcccAGCATCTGCCTCCAGGGTACCTTTCCTGCAGAAATGACAACTGCACACTGAGCACCCAAGAGTTCACAGCAGCCAGCTAACTGCTAATTGCCAGAAGATGAAGGGCAAAGGCCCACGAAACTATGGCCACCTGGCTACAGCAGGCAAGGAAAAGGAACAGTGACCAAGTGGGGAGGCCTGAGAGCCAACCCCAAGGTACTGCAACTGCACATATCCCCCCAGGATGCTCCTGAAATGACAGAGATGTGGGGGGCTGGGGCAGGCACCCGTCCAGAGCAGGAGAGGCTACCTAGGCATGGAATGTTCTGGATCTGGATCATGGTTGAGCAAATCTACATGGGCGTAAACCCTCAGAGCTGTGATCCCTGACAGATAAGACATCTGGAAAAGCCCAAGGTTGGCCGCCCTCTGCTTCCTGCTTGTGGTCCTACGCCACAGTTGGAAAACCAGGACCTCTCGCACACAGTGCTTTTGCAGTTCTCTGGGAACCTATAATTATTCCAAACAAAAAGCTAAAAAGGAAAGGAGGGGCCTCTAGGTAGGGGGTTCACGCTGAGGCAGAAGGCAGCACAAGGGTACTTTCTGTCATGACCCTTTTCACATTATTATGGATTTTACCCAAATgcatgttttcattttaaaaatctacagTAAAGTCAGCAGAAAGACTAAGTGAAACCCGGGAAGCAGCCATCAGAAGTGAGTATAGAGCCAAACAAAAAAGGAAGAGCAAGGGCGAGCTGTGGGAAAGTCCAAGGTGGGAGAGTGGCACCAGCAGAGGGAGATGGAGAACCACAGGTAAGGCCAGTATGGCAAGGTGACCACCTGGCCCACCTCACAGGCCGGGCATCCTGGCTGCTGGCTGCCAACTGCCCGAGAAGGGACAGGCCGGCTGCTGCCTGTGGATGAAGGGTCCAGGTGAGCAGGGGAGACTTTGAGCCCTGCAGGGCAAGAACAGGAGCTGCAGAGGCTAGGGAGGGCCACAGCCTCAGGGCAGGGAGGGGCGAGGGTACAGGAATGGGTCATAGGCTCACAGCCAACCAGTATGTCCTGAGCTCCAAGGCAGCCCTGGTTCCCAGTGGGCTGCAGAAACTGGCTTAACTGCTCTACTTGGCTCAGATGCCCCAGGCTGAATTAACCCCTCCACCCCGCATTTGCTGGGCACCCCCAGCCTCACTACTTCTCACGGGGCCTAGGTTCTGGGGGCAGGGCACTTATACCCAGGTGTGCCTGTGAATGAGAACAACATAAGTTCCTTTGTACAGCCAAGGCTGGGTTGTGGCCCCAAGTCCTCGCTGCAGCACTGGGACCAGAGGGAGGTCTAGCTCCCCGGGGATTGACGGGGACTGATGGTAGCAGTAGCCTTGAGGTACGGGTGAGCAGGATTGGGGCAGCTCTCTTGACCCCAGCACTGTGGCACTGTCTGTCAGGACACTGGACATATCCACTCAGCCCTGAGGACTAccaccacagacagacactgcccgGTGTCTCCAGGGGGCAGAACCACAGATGAAATACAGGACATCTGAGTTATATCTGAACTGAAGATCAGCAGGGTGTGAGTCTTAGCACTGTCGTCCCTCAGTATCCAAAGGGCCCTTATATCAAATGGCACAAACTCTGCATAGAACTCACACACACCTCCCACCTTCAGGTCACCTCGGGTGGCCTGGAATAGCTGACACAGCGCACACCCGTGTGATGGCTGACACTATGCACCACTGAGGGAACGGAGAGGAGTGGAGTCTGCACACATTCAACACAGGCCAGGTTACCTTTTCAAACTTTCCACTGAGGTTGGTCAAAACCACATAGCAGAGCCCAGGGAAATGAAAGACCTACTATGTGAGTATACCCCAAATGCTGCGCAAGGATACCAACAGTCACCCCGTGCTCTCCTGAGTCCTGCAGCCCTGCCAGCGTGCAAAGCCCAGGCAGAGGAGGTGGGCTCTGGGCAAGTCTGGCCCAACAGGAGGGCTGCCCCCATGAAGCAGCACCCAGGCATGTACATGCCTCCACTTCTACATGGCCACAGGTGCATCCTGCAGAGGGAGGGCACTGCCACCAGGGCAGAGAAGCCAACCCCCCAAGCCCTACATAGAGGTCTCTTCCTGATCCCATAGAGCCCCATCTGGAATACCAACTGCCCCTACAAAGGCTGGTGCAGGCCCAGCCTCCACCCCACCTTGCAAGGGAGAGCCCCAAACCACAGGATCCTGAGCAAGGACAAAGGCTCAGGAGTCCTGGGGACTGGGGTGCAGGACACACAGGTGGACAGGGAC is a genomic window of Callospermophilus lateralis isolate mCalLat2 chromosome 5, mCalLat2.hap1, whole genome shotgun sequence containing:
- the Iba57 gene encoding iron-sulfur cluster assembly factor IBA57, mitochondrial, giving the protein MAVATLLRGAAPGRGGPAWRWRLHAVPRRRLAHSSGRLGRDRTDRAAWACFLLDERCLLRVRGPDAAPFLLGLLTNELPLPGPADHAATPPVRAAYAHFLNVQGRTLYDVILYGLPGYAEEASGFFLECDSSVLGALQKHLALYKIRRKVTMEPRPELRVWAVLPNSPQADQTAPLQERAEATAILTRDPRTTCMGWRLLTQEEGPALLPQAQLGDLQDYHTHRYQQGIPEGVRDLPPGVALPLESNLAFMNGVSFTKGCYIGQELTTRTHHMGVIRKRLLPVLLTGPLPAGGVGPGTTVLTASGQAAGKFRAGQGNVGLALLHLEKIKGPLHIRISESDQVAVTASVPDWWPVATK